AATTCGAACCGTTCTTTACTCGATTAAAAGACGAGTAGACGATGAATATGAATTCGACGATAACCCATAATTATGCTAGGCTTAGAAAACCTTTGTTCTTTCTACCTATACTTCTATTAGTTCTGCTCATGCTATTTCTCTATTTTAATCATGCATTGAATGTATATGGCTATACGGTCATTCAGAAGAATAGCTTTTTCACAATAAATGCTTACCTCGGACAATATCCAAATCTTGAGTCTAATTTTACACAGTTTGGAGATTGTTTAATTAGCCTGTCACTATTGAGTGTTTTTGTATTATATGCGCCTAAATTATGGGAAGCATTGATATCAGCATCGCTAATTTCAGCTTTTTTTTCCATTGTTTTAAAAGTGGCATTTGCTGTACCACGACCTGCAGCGGTGTTTAATCAAACGAGTTTTTTAATTACTGGTAAGATGCTTCTTGGTAACAATAGCTTGCCTTCGGGCCATTCCATTACGATATTTACAACGCTGACCGTTATCATGTATGCTTTTATGCCGCAACGATTGAGTTATAAAATAATGTGGTTTTTTGGTTTAACATGTATTGGGTTAATGCTTGCTTTATCTCGCGTCGCGTTGGGGGCACATTATCCATTAGATGTAGTTAGTGGCTGTATTATAGGATATGTTTCGGGGCTGCTCGGAATTTTTTTTAGCAGGGAATTTAAATTATGGAATTGGGTCAACGACCAACGGTATTATCCAATTTTCATTTTATTATTCCTCGTTTTCAGTATAGTATTGGTCAATAGAATAATTAATGATAATTTGCTAATATTTTATTTTACATTTATCTGCTTAATTAGTACACTTTATAAAATCATTACCGTTTATGCTAAAAAATAGCTTAAAACTAGTTCATTTTGTCCTTTTCATGAGTGTGTTGAATTTTATATTCTTCCATTTTCCATTTTATACTTTTGTTTTTAAAAATGTTGATTATAAGAGTTTTGGGGGCATTGTTCTGATCGGCAGTCTAATGATTTTGATGCTGGTGATGAATGCTTTTGTACTTTATCTATTTTTTTCAGCCTCGCGTCGCTTCGGGAAATCGATACTTGTGTTGTTCTTTCTGATCAATTCAGTAGCCGTTTATTTTGTAAATACCTATAGCGTTATTTTGGATGAAACCATGATCGGCAATATCTTGAATACCCGTTATTCCGAGTCCAGCGGTTTCTTTTCCCTGAAATTGATCGTTTATCTCGTTTTTCTCGGTATTATTCCCAGTATCTTCATTATTAAAGCAAAAATAATAAAGGATAAACCAAAGAAGTTCTTTATCACTTCGTCACTTTCGCTATTATTTATCGTTATTTTAATATTCGCCAATGCGACTAATTGGTTATGGATCGACAAGAATTCGAAGACTTTGGGCGCACTTGCCATGCCGTGGTCTTATACCGTCAATATTTCGCGTTTTTACATTCACGAACATCAAAAAAATAAAAAAGAGATTTTATTGCCAGATGCGACGATAACTGACCACAAAAAGACAGTGGTTGTCCTTGTTATTGGTGAATCTGCTCGAAGGGATAACTTTTCCTTATATGGCTATCAAAAGAATACAAATCCGCTACTTTCCAAAACACCCAACCTTTATCATTTTGACGCAACTTCTTGCTCTACCTATACGACGGCAGGGGTAAAATGTATATTGGAACATAAAAATACAGATGATTTGTACGAAATCCTGCCGAACTATCTCTATAGAAATGATGTCGATGTGATCTGGCGAACAAGTAATTGGGGGGAGCCACCTGTACATATTAAAGAATATGAAACAAATGATCAACTTGCCACAAATTGTAAGGGTGAAGGATGTGCTTACGATGAGGTACTTTTAACAGGTCTAAAGGAGCGAATATCCTCCAGTAAAAAAGATAAAATTTTTGTTGTGCTCCACACAAGTACAAGCCATGGGCCAACATATAGCAAAAAATATCCCGCTCAATTCGAACTGTTTAAACCTGTATGCAATAGTGTTGAACTCGGGAACTGTTCTAAAGAAGAGTTGATCAATGCTTATGATAACACCGTGGTTTATACAGATTATATTTTACATAATCTGATTGAGGATCTAAAACAATTGAAGGAATATAAGAGTGCCATGTTGTTCGTCTCGGACCATGGCGAATCGCTGGGTGAAAATAACCTGTATATGCACGGATTGCCGATGAGCATTGCACCAAAAGAGCAATACGAGATTCCCTTTATTGTTTGGGTGTCTGATCATTCAAAACAGTTGAAACCAAATAAAACGTTGACCCAAAATCACGTATTTCACAGTGTGTTGAAATTTCTGGATATGAAAAGCCCTATTTATGATGAAAATATGGATATTTTCGAATAGACAGGACTGCTGGGTACAGTTTGGTCTAAAACGGGCTGGACTATGGCCAATCAGATCAACACCGAATGGTGGATAGGTTATGTTGAGCAAAAAGAAAAGATTTATTTCTATGCAACGCGGCTTATTCAGGACCGCAAGTTCAATCGTCCTGATTTCTCGCGCTGCCGCAAAGAGATACGCGGAAAGTCTTTAAGGAGCTAAAAATTTTGCCTTAAACCTTAGGGCATTAGATATCAATCATCAAATTTTACCAGGACAATAGACAGATGGAAAATTTTAATCGAAAGAAGCATTGGGAAGACATATACGAAAACAAGCCGCTGGAATCAGTGAGCTGGTATCAGCCCAATCCAGAAGCATCGCTACATTTTATAGAGCAAGCTAACCTTCCAAAAAAGGCGAAAATCATCGATATAGGTGGTGGTGACAGTTTCCTGGTTGATTTCTTGCTGAAAGCAGGATTTGAAGATATTACTGTATTGGACATATCCAACGCGGCAGTTGAACGAGCGAAGAAGCGATTAGGGGATGAGGCGACTAAAGTCAAATGGATTGTTTCGGATATCTTGGATTTCGTTCCCGACGCAACTTATGATTTTTGGCATGATCGGGCCACCTTTCATTTTTTGACTGTTCGCCAGGAGATTGATCGTTACATCAAAATCGCAGATCAATCAATTGCGGTGGGAGGTATTTTAGTTGTTGGAACTTTTTCTGAACAGGGGCCAAAGAAATGTAGTGGCATTACTATTAAACAGTATTCAGCACAATCAATAAGCGATTTATTCCAGACATGTTTTAGGAAAATTGAATGTATGACTATTGACCATATAACACCCTTCGACACGAAACAGCATTTTGTGTTTTGCAGTTTTCGTAAATAGATGTCATAGCAGGGGTGAACGCATTTCGTACAAATAGCGCATCGGTGTGTGAATCGAATCTGCCCCTTTGTGCTAATTTTTATTGGAATTTTCCAATAAAAGTTCTCCCCAGGCATTTAATTTCCAGAGTACTTCCACTAAACTTTTCCCTAAGGGTGTCAATGAATACTCTACTCTGGGAGGAAGCTCATGGAAAGATTGTTTACTTAAAATACCATCATTGACCATTTCGGCCAATTGTTGGTTTAGCACCCGTCTATCAACTGTTGCAATACCACGAAGCATTTCACTTGGGCGTTTTTCCCCTTCATTGATACGCCAGACAATCGGAATTTTCCATTTCCCACTAATTGCATTGACGGCAAATTCCAATGGACATATTTTTTGTTTTATTGCTTTCTCTGTTATACTCATAAAATTGACTTTTTTGCCCCATAGGGATAATAATATGCGGTATTGTGATTGTGCATTTACTTTTAAAACTTTGCAGAAATAACGTACAGCATCATGAAAAATTTAGAACACAAAATTGCTAAATTAAATGCGAATTTAGCTAATCTTCGTCTTGAAATAAAGGAAATATTTGGCAGATCCATTCAGGATCTTCAGTCTGGCGATCTAACCGAAAAGAGCCTGCAGATCGGGGACAAGGTCCCGAATTTTAGTTTGATGAATTCGCTGCATAGCGAAATTGAGCTCGGAAAACTTCTGGAGAATGGAAAGGTTAGCGTGGCCTTTTTCCGCGGCAACTGGTGTCCTTACTGTAATCTCGAGCTAAGACTAATATTGATGCGTTAATCATACAGCTATGAGCAAAGTACAACGTAAAGGGGCAAGGCGGACAGCTGATATTTCAATAGACTGCCTAGCCAGTCTGAACCGCGGTGAAATTGAAACTGCAAATCTTGTAGAGTGGCTAGCTGTTGACCAACGGCTTTTACTTGCGCACATTCTTCAGCAGAATGCGCGCATTCACTACATAAAGCCAATCTTGTTGCTGTTGGAGCAGTTACAGAAACCGACGGTAAATTCCATCAATGAAACGATCGGACGTGCGCTGTTCGACATGATCACACAAAATCGTGATAATACCTTCCTGACAATATTATCCAAT
The Sphingobacterium multivorum genome window above contains:
- a CDS encoding phosphatase PAP2 family protein encodes the protein MSVFVLYAPKLWEALISASLISAFFSIVLKVAFAVPRPAAVFNQTSFLITGKMLLGNNSLPSGHSITIFTTLTVIMYAFMPQRLSYKIMWFFGLTCIGLMLALSRVALGAHYPLDVVSGCIIGYVSGLLGIFFSREFKLWNWVNDQRYYPIFILLFLVFSIVLVNRIINDNLLIFYFTFICLISTLYKIITVYAKK
- the eptA gene encoding phosphoethanolamine--lipid A transferase EptA codes for the protein MLKNSLKLVHFVLFMSVLNFIFFHFPFYTFVFKNVDYKSFGGIVLIGSLMILMLVMNAFVLYLFFSASRRFGKSILVLFFLINSVAVYFVNTYSVILDETMIGNILNTRYSESSGFFSLKLIVYLVFLGIIPSIFIIKAKIIKDKPKKFFITSSLSLLFIVILIFANATNWLWIDKNSKTLGALAMPWSYTVNISRFYIHEHQKNKKEILLPDATITDHKKTVVVLVIGESARRDNFSLYGYQKNTNPLLSKTPNLYHFDATSCSTYTTAGVKCILEHKNTDDLYEILPNYLYRNDVDVIWRTSNWGEPPVHIKEYETNDQLATNCKGEGCAYDEVLLTGLKERISSSKKDKIFVVLHTSTSHGPTYSKKYPAQFELFKPVCNSVELGNCSKEELINAYDNTVVYTDYILHNLIEDLKQLKEYKSAMLFVSDHGESLGENNLYMHGLPMSIAPKEQYEIPFIVWVSDHSKQLKPNKTLTQNHVFHSVLKFLDMKSPIYDENMDIFE
- a CDS encoding class I SAM-dependent methyltransferase; translation: MENFNRKKHWEDIYENKPLESVSWYQPNPEASLHFIEQANLPKKAKIIDIGGGDSFLVDFLLKAGFEDITVLDISNAAVERAKKRLGDEATKVKWIVSDILDFVPDATYDFWHDRATFHFLTVRQEIDRYIKIADQSIAVGGILVVGTFSEQGPKKCSGITIKQYSAQSISDLFQTCFRKIECMTIDHITPFDTKQHFVFCSFRK
- a CDS encoding winged helix-turn-helix transcriptional regulator, which gives rise to MSITEKAIKQKICPLEFAVNAISGKWKIPIVWRINEGEKRPSEMLRGIATVDRRVLNQQLAEMVNDGILSKQSFHELPPRVEYSLTPLGKSLVEVLWKLNAWGELLLENSNKN
- a CDS encoding redoxin family protein gives rise to the protein MKNLEHKIAKLNANLANLRLEIKEIFGRSIQDLQSGDLTEKSLQIGDKVPNFSLMNSLHSEIELGKLLENGKVSVAFFRGNWCPYCNLELRLILMR